A region from the Alnus glutinosa chromosome 5, dhAlnGlut1.1, whole genome shotgun sequence genome encodes:
- the LOC133869082 gene encoding protein FAR1-RELATED SEQUENCE 6-like has product MDFEQSALKSQCQEDCSLIHEQFDDVVPIQMDLENDGIETVADEQLKDGVDNYSSKLKLIDEDGIEIVADEQLKDGVENCSSKLKLIDKVKNVEQPKEGMLFGSIEELHEYYRSYAKQEGFGCKATLNAKLVDTKWYVTCVTIAHNHALSPGKARYFRSHKILDPCTKRKLEINDRAGIRMNKIYNSLAVEAGGYENLTFGEKDCRNYIAKARHLRLGTGGAASLYDYFCRMRKANDDFYFDIDMDDECRMKNVFWADARSRASYEVFGDMVTFDTTYLTNKYEMPFAPFVGVNHHGQSILFGAALISSEDTTTFVWLFEAWLKCMKGRAPMAIITDQDRAMKNAINKVFPNARHRFCLWHILKKLPEKFGSHSQYNAIKSSIQSCVYDSQTCDEFDASWQNLLKSYNLEDNAWLRDLYKERTFWVPAYLKSVFWAGMTTTQRSESINSFFDGYVHSSTSLKEFADQYDNALRKRVESENVADFNSFNSTIQCVSRFSFEKQFQELYTHNKFKEVQEEIRELMYCDCSLLKSECEICAYQVIERVQINSSYMKKLCFTVCYSEPSCEVNCSCCLFELRGILCRHVISVLSKPDDILLLPEKYFLKRWRKDLKQPYKLIKSSYDPLSGNPSADRYAELCKYMCALAAIAAPNVDHYTELKNDIDVLTKKFSDLSCVPSPPFQLLPSASTTGSLAIDCTAVEIRSPHVARIKGKRVSNRTMSAVEKTVVKKAGGNKKKQSDTNPNQQA; this is encoded by the exons ATGGACTTTGAGCAATCAGCCTTGAAGTCACAATGCCAAGAAGATTGTTCGTTGATACATGAAcaatttgatgatgttgtgcCCATCCAAATGGACCTTGAAAATG ATGGAATAGAAACTGTAGCTGATGAACAGTTGAAAGATGGTGTGGACAATTACAGTTCCAAACTGAAGCTCATAGATGAAGATGGAATAGAAATAGTAGCTGATGAACAGTTGAAAGATGGTGTGGAAAATTGCAGTTCCAAGTTGAAGCTCATAGATAAAGTTAAAAATGTTGAGCAACCTAAGGAAGGGATGCTATTTGGCTCCATAGAGGAACTTCATGAGTATTATAGGAGTTATGCAAAGCAagagggttttg GGTGTAAGGCTACTTTGAATGCAAAGTTAGTTGACACAAAGTGGTATGTGACTTGTGTAACTATTGCCCATAATCATGCTTTAAGCCCTGGAAAAGCAAGATATTTTAGAAGCCACAAGATTTTGGATCCTTGTACGAAGCGAAAGCTTGAGATTAATGATAGAGCTGGGATACGCATGAACAAGATCTATAACTCGCTAGCCGTTGAAGCGGGGGGGTATGAGAATCTTacttttggagagaaagattgtcGCAATTATATTGCAAAGGCAAGACATCTACGCCTTGGCACAGGAGGTGCTGCATCATTGTATGACTACTTTTGTAGAATGCGGAAAGCTAATGATGATTTCTACTTTGATATTGACATGGATGATGAATGTAggatgaaaaatgtgttttgggctgatgcacgaaGTAGGGCATCGTATGAAGTTTTCGGGGATATGGTTACATTTGATACAACATACTTGACGAATAAGTACGAaatgccatttgctccttttgttGGAGTAaatcatcatggtcaatcaATACTTTTTGGGGCGGCATTAATCTCAAGTGAGGACACAACGACATTTGTATGGTTGTTTGAGGCATGGTTGAAATGCATGAAGGGCCGAGCGCCAATGGCAATTATTACAGATCAAGATAGggctatgaaaaatgcaattaataagGTCTTCCCGAATGCCCgacatagattttgtttatggcacATATTGAAAAAACTTCCAGAGAAATTTGGATCACATTCACAGTACAATGCCATTAAGAGTTCCATACAAAGTTGTGTGTATGATTCTCAGACATGTGATGAGTTTGATGCAAGCTGGCAGAATTTACTTAAGAGTTATAATTTAGAGGATAATGCATGGCTACGTGATTTATATAAGGAACGAACTTTCTGGGTACCGGCATATTTGAAAAGTGTATTTTGGGCCGGCATGACTACCACACAAAGGAGTGAAagtataaattcattttttgatggttatgtgcacTCGTCAACCTCTTTGAAGGAATTTGCGGATCAATACGATAACGCTTTGCGAAAGAGGGTTGAGAGTgagaatgttgctgatttcaattcttttaattcCACGATTCAGTGTGTGAGCAGATTTTCCTTTGAGAAGCAATTTCAAGAACTTTACACTCATAACAAGTTTAAAGAAGTTCAGGAGGAGATAAGGGAGTTGATGTATTGTGATTGCTCTCTTCTAAAAAGTGAATGTGAAATTTGTGCATATCAAGTGATTGAACGGGTACAAATTAATAGCTCCTACATGAAGAAATTATGCTTTACCGTTTGCTATAGTGAACCTTCATGTGAAGTGAATTGCAgttgttgtttgtttgaatTAAGAGGAATTTTGTGCAGACATGTCATATCTGTACTTAGCAAACCTGATGATATTTTGTTGTtgccagaaaaatattttttaaaacgatGGAGGAAGGATTTGAAGCAGCCATATAAGTTAATAAAAAGTAGTTATGATCCTTTGAGTGGCAACCCTAGTGCAGATCGATATGCTGAATTGTGCAAATATATGTGTGCGTTAGCTGCAATCGCAGCACCAAACGTGGACCATTACACGGAATTGAAGAATGATATTGATGTGCTAACTAAGAAATTTAGTGATCTAAGTTGTGTACCAAGTCCACCTTTCCAATTACTCCCAAGTGCATCTACAACCGGTAGTTTGGCCATTGATTGTACGGCGGTGGAGATTCGTAGTCCTCACGTGGCTCGAATTAAAGGGAAGCGAGTATCAAATAGGACGATGTCTGCAGTTGAAAAAACGGTTGTCAAAAAGGCAGGAGGAAACAAGAAGAAACAGAGTGACACAAATCCCAATCAacag GCATAG
- the LOC133869083 gene encoding uncharacterized protein LOC133869083: MRGEWNRLQALFLRECPYAYYVHCFAHKLQLALVAASREAKSVHQFFENLNFIINIVVGSSKRNDELQSVQVAEIESMIASNEIETRRGANQIGTLQRPVDTRWSSHFNFVCSLIRMFHATCSVLDIISKEGTNYSQRSDAEATYMVLTSFEFVLILHLMKEIMGFTNCLCQALQQNYQDILNAMKLVSTTKSLLQNLKNEKWEHFLDTVKSFCEKKNEIDVPDMNARYTRARDRSCRQNEESFMTMEHHFRIDVFIAAIDFQLQELDNRFSEHAVELLRLSATLSPQDAYKSFKIDDICSLVEKFYRQDFIEQEKIILRFQLDHYKLDVPKHSDFQNMPTLSELCRGLTISGKSKIYNLIDRLIRLVLTLLVSTATTERAFSAMKLVKTRLRSRMEDEFLADNLVVYIEKEIVKDFTTEMTMDEFYSIKDRRC, from the coding sequence ATGCGTGGAGAATGGAATAGGCTACAAGCTTTATTTCTTAGAGAATGTCCATATGCATATTATGTGCATTGCTTTGCTCATAAGCTACAATTAGCTTTGGTTGCAGCATCTAGAGAAGCAAAATCTGTTCATCAATTctttgagaatttgaattttattatcaaCATTGTTGTTGGTTCTTCAAAACGCAATGATGAATTGCAATCTGTTCAAGTTGCTGAGATTGAAAGTATGATTGCTTCTAATGAAATTGAGACTAGAAGGGGGGCCAACCAAATTGGTACTTTGCAACGACCTGTAGATACTCGATGGtcttctcattttaattttgtttgtagCTTGATAAGAATGTTTCATGCTACTTGTTCAGTTCTCGACATTATCTCAAAGGAGGGAACCAACTATTCTCAGCGCAGTGATGCTGAAGCGACTTATATGGTATTaacatcatttgaatttgttttgatattGCATTTGATGAAAGAGATTATGGGATTTACTAATTGTCTTTGTCAAGCTTTGCAACAAAATTATCAAGACATTTTAAATGCTATGAAATTGGTTTCAactacaaaatcacttcttcagaatttgaaaaatgaaaagtggGAGCATTTCCTTGATACTGTTaaatcattttgtgaaaaaaaaaatgaaattgatgttCCTGATATGAATGCTCGTTACACTAGAGCTCGAGATAGATCATGTCGCCAAAATGAAGAATCTTTCATGACAATGGAGCATCATTTTAGAATTGATGTATTTATTGCTGCAATAGACTTCCAATTGCAAGAATTGGATAATAGATTTAGTGAGCATGCAGTGGAACTTCTTCGTCTTAGTGCCACTTTAAGCCCTCAAGATGCATACAAATCATTTAAGATCGATGATATATGCAGCTTAGTTGAGAAGTTCTATCGTCAAGATTTTATCgagcaagagaaaatcattttgagatttcaattggatCATTATAAGCTTGATGTGCCAAAACATTCAGATTTTCAGAATATGCCCACTTTATCTGAGTTGTGCAGAGGATTAACAATTTCAGGAAAATCGaagatttataatttgattgaCAGGTTGATTCGTCTAGTGTTGACTCTCCTTGTTTCTACCGCTACTACTGAACGAGCATTTTCTGCCATGAAACTTGTAAAAACTAGATTACGTAGTAGAATGGAAGATGAGTTTCTAGCAGATAATTTGGTAGTTTATATCGAGAAAGAAATTGTTAAGGATTTCACTACAGAGATGACAATGGATGAGTTTTATTCCATAAAAGATCGTCGATGTTGA